The proteins below come from a single Beutenbergia cavernae DSM 12333 genomic window:
- a CDS encoding inorganic diphosphatase codes for MDFDVTIEIPKGQRNKYEVDHETGRIRLDRMLFTSTRYPDDYGFIEGTLGEDGDPLDALVLLEEPTFPGCLIQCRALGMFRMRDEAGGDDKVLCVPTGDQRASWRTDIDDVSEFHRLEIQHFFEVYKDLEPGKSVEGAHWVGREEAEAEIVRSFERAKGTEFELGHGH; via the coding sequence GTGGACTTCGACGTCACGATCGAGATCCCCAAGGGGCAGCGCAACAAGTACGAGGTGGACCACGAGACCGGCCGGATCCGCCTCGACCGCATGCTCTTCACCTCGACGCGCTACCCCGACGACTACGGGTTCATCGAAGGGACGCTCGGCGAGGACGGCGACCCGCTCGACGCGCTCGTGCTCCTCGAGGAGCCCACGTTCCCCGGCTGCCTCATCCAGTGCCGCGCGCTCGGCATGTTCCGGATGCGCGACGAGGCCGGGGGCGACGACAAGGTGCTCTGCGTGCCGACCGGCGACCAGCGCGCCTCGTGGCGGACCGACATCGACGACGTGTCGGAGTTCCACCGGCTCGAGATCCAGCACTTCTTCGAGGTCTACAAGGACCTCGAGCCCGGCAAGTCCGTGGAGGGCGCGCACTGGGTCGGCCGCGAGGAGGCCGAGGCCGAGATCGTCCGCTCGTTCGAGCGCGCGAAGGGCACCGAGTTCGAGCTCGGCCACGGCCACTGA
- a CDS encoding bifunctional o-acetylhomoserine/o-acetylserine sulfhydrylase: MSTQNGWSFETRQIHAGQSPDPTTGARALPIYQTTSFVFPDADTAANRFALQDLGPIYTRIGNPTQQVVEERLASLEGGVGALLVASGQAAESLAILNIAEAGDHVVASASLYGGTYNLLHYTLPKFGVTTTFVEDAANADEWRAAIQPNTKLFFAETIPNPRSDVLDIELVAGLAHDAGVPLIVDNTVATPYLVRPFEHGADIVVHSTTKYLGGHGAAIGGVIIDGGSFDFAAHPDRFPNYNTPDPSYHGLVFARDLGVNGALGANLAFVLKARVQLLRDLGPAISPFNAFLLAQGIETLSLRIERHVANAQRVAEWLDARDDVRAVHYAGLPSSPWHATAQKYLPKGAGAVLAFELDGGADAGRAFVDALELHSNVANIGDVRSLVIHPASTTHSQLTPQEQALSGVTPGLVRLSVGLEHVDDILADLEAGFRAAKGALEGASTPSGAA, encoded by the coding sequence ATGAGCACTCAGAACGGCTGGTCGTTCGAGACCCGTCAGATTCACGCCGGCCAGAGCCCCGACCCGACGACCGGCGCCCGCGCCCTCCCGATCTACCAGACGACGTCGTTCGTCTTCCCGGATGCGGACACGGCAGCGAACCGTTTCGCACTGCAGGACCTTGGCCCGATCTACACGCGCATCGGGAACCCGACGCAGCAGGTGGTCGAGGAGCGCCTCGCGAGCCTCGAGGGCGGCGTCGGCGCGCTGCTCGTCGCGAGCGGCCAGGCGGCCGAGAGCCTCGCGATCCTCAACATCGCAGAGGCCGGCGACCACGTCGTCGCGAGCGCCAGCCTGTACGGCGGCACCTACAACCTCCTCCACTACACGCTGCCCAAGTTCGGCGTCACGACGACGTTCGTCGAGGACGCCGCGAACGCCGACGAGTGGCGGGCGGCGATCCAGCCCAACACCAAGCTGTTCTTCGCGGAGACGATCCCGAACCCGCGCTCCGACGTGCTCGACATCGAGCTCGTCGCGGGCCTCGCGCACGACGCCGGGGTCCCCCTGATCGTGGACAACACCGTCGCGACGCCGTACCTCGTGCGCCCGTTCGAGCACGGCGCCGACATCGTGGTCCACTCCACCACCAAGTACCTCGGCGGGCACGGGGCAGCGATCGGCGGCGTCATCATCGACGGCGGCTCGTTCGACTTCGCCGCCCACCCGGACCGCTTCCCGAACTACAACACCCCCGACCCCAGCTACCACGGCCTGGTGTTCGCCCGGGACCTCGGCGTGAACGGCGCCCTGGGCGCGAACCTCGCGTTCGTGCTCAAGGCACGGGTCCAGCTGCTGCGCGACCTCGGCCCCGCGATCTCACCGTTCAACGCGTTCCTCCTGGCGCAGGGCATCGAGACGCTGTCGCTCCGCATCGAGCGGCACGTCGCGAACGCCCAGCGCGTGGCCGAGTGGCTGGACGCACGCGACGACGTCCGCGCCGTCCACTACGCCGGCCTGCCGTCCAGCCCCTGGCACGCCACGGCGCAGAAGTACCTGCCGAAGGGTGCGGGTGCCGTGCTCGCGTTCGAGCTCGACGGCGGGGCGGACGCCGGCCGCGCGTTCGTCGACGCGCTGGAGCTGCACTCCAACGTGGCGAACATCGGCGACGTCCGCTCGCTCGTCATCCACCCGGCGTCGACGACGCACAGCCAGCTCACGCCGCAGGAGCAGGCACTCTCCGGCGTCACGCCCGGGCTCGTGCGGCTCTCCGTCGGCCTGGAGCACGTCGACGACATCCTCGCGGACCTCGAGGCCGGCTTCCGGGCCGCCAAGGGCGCGCTCGAGGGCGCCTCCACGCCGTCCGGCGCCGCGTGA
- a CDS encoding DUF6918 family protein, with protein MTDTLTTALTAPEVRPAVVADIAALVDSEVSGLGGISGIAIKGAYAAAKKRSSTAVSRGIDSELDTILGVLQPHWDAYRANGGASFGAYLQAHDGVADEILSVAEAQAKARGAEKMYGPFAGQARKILVGALPGLGDIVEKHAA; from the coding sequence GTGACCGACACCCTCACCACTGCCCTGACCGCACCTGAGGTGCGACCCGCCGTCGTCGCCGACATCGCCGCCCTGGTGGACTCCGAGGTCTCGGGCCTCGGAGGCATCTCCGGGATCGCGATCAAGGGCGCGTACGCCGCTGCGAAGAAGCGCAGCTCCACCGCCGTGTCGCGCGGCATCGACTCCGAGCTCGACACGATCCTCGGCGTGCTGCAGCCGCACTGGGACGCCTACCGCGCGAACGGTGGGGCGAGCTTCGGGGCGTATCTGCAGGCGCACGACGGCGTCGCTGACGAGATCCTGTCCGTGGCCGAGGCGCAGGCGAAGGCTCGCGGTGCGGAGAAGATGTACGGCCCGTTCGCCGGCCAGGCGCGCAAGATCCTCGTCGGCGCCCTGCCCGGGCTGGGCGATATCGTGGAGAAGCACGCCGCCTGA
- a CDS encoding C40 family peptidase: MARALPARRLARLVAALGAASLGAGLLATAAAAEPTIPSEDDVESAQQDVDDAAGRVAALEAQLAQASADLEAAEIAAAVAAEDYNEAQVALDAAEAEVVDADARAAVAADEAEVARADLAAIAMTAYRDGGGAVSSVEVFLGANGLEDVLRRSSAYDRAGSAADEALQRMSAAQLVADTLAERAAQARDDAESAAAALEAAATEAQDAADAALAQQAATAATVESATAELAALRQTSVEVERQRQEGLEAAQRERENRAERDRVAEETNPPPAQPPAQEPPAGGGGGGGGSAQPPPAPNPPPAPNPPPAPEPPPAPNPPPATGAGQVALSWAMTQLGKPYEWGAEGPGTYDCSGLTMRAWQQAGVNLGRTTRQQWAQTARVSSGQLQPGDLIFYSNNGAASGIYHVAIFAGDGMRLHAPAPGKTVELVPIWWTNVIGFGRPG, encoded by the coding sequence GTGGCGCGAGCGCTCCCCGCACGACGTCTGGCCCGGCTCGTCGCCGCGCTCGGTGCGGCGTCCCTCGGTGCCGGCCTGCTCGCGACCGCAGCCGCGGCGGAGCCGACGATCCCGAGCGAGGACGACGTCGAGTCGGCGCAGCAGGACGTCGACGACGCCGCCGGGCGGGTGGCCGCCCTCGAGGCGCAGCTCGCCCAGGCGAGCGCGGACCTCGAGGCGGCGGAGATCGCCGCGGCGGTGGCGGCCGAGGACTACAACGAGGCCCAGGTCGCGCTCGATGCCGCCGAGGCCGAGGTCGTCGATGCCGACGCCAGGGCCGCCGTCGCCGCCGACGAGGCCGAGGTGGCGCGCGCGGACCTCGCGGCGATCGCCATGACCGCCTACCGCGACGGGGGCGGCGCCGTCAGCAGCGTGGAGGTCTTCCTCGGGGCGAACGGCCTCGAGGACGTGCTTCGCCGCAGCTCCGCCTACGACCGCGCCGGGAGCGCTGCGGACGAGGCGCTGCAGCGGATGTCAGCCGCGCAGCTCGTCGCGGACACGCTCGCTGAGCGCGCGGCGCAGGCGCGGGACGACGCCGAGTCGGCCGCAGCAGCGCTCGAGGCCGCCGCGACCGAGGCGCAGGACGCCGCGGACGCGGCCCTCGCCCAGCAGGCGGCGACGGCGGCGACGGTGGAGTCGGCGACGGCGGAGCTCGCCGCTCTGCGGCAGACGAGCGTCGAGGTCGAGCGGCAGCGGCAGGAGGGGCTCGAGGCCGCCCAGCGCGAGCGCGAGAACCGTGCCGAGCGGGATCGGGTCGCGGAGGAGACCAACCCTCCTCCGGCGCAGCCGCCCGCACAGGAGCCGCCCGCCGGCGGTGGCGGCGGTGGTGGTGGGTCCGCCCAGCCGCCCCCCGCACCGAACCCGCCCCCGGCGCCGAACCCGCCGCCGGCCCCCGAGCCGCCGCCCGCGCCGAACCCGCCGCCGGCCACCGGCGCCGGCCAGGTCGCGCTCAGCTGGGCGATGACGCAGCTCGGCAAGCCCTACGAGTGGGGTGCCGAGGGTCCTGGCACGTACGACTGCTCCGGGCTCACGATGCGCGCGTGGCAGCAGGCCGGCGTGAACCTGGGGCGCACCACGAGGCAGCAGTGGGCGCAGACGGCGCGCGTCTCCTCGGGCCAGCTCCAGCCGGGCGACCTCATCTTCTACTCGAACAACGGCGCGGCCAGCGGGATCTACCACGTGGCGATCTTCGCGGGCGACGGGATGCGCCTGCACGCCCCGGCTCCCGGGAAGACCGTCGAGCTCGTGCCGATCTGGTGGACGAACGTCATCGGCTTCGGCCGGCCGGGCTGA
- the metX gene encoding homoserine O-acetyltransferase MetX yields the protein MSETAGPQAGPYHRTVLPPSGVPSALQPNSLVPASRGRSATSGGAVAASAAWRDGDPVGDRRFADLGPLTLEAGGRLPRVRLAYETWGTLNAAGDNAVLVLHALTGDSHVTGTAGPGHPTAGWWSEMVGPGRPIDTNRYYVVAPNVLGGCQGSTGPSSAAPDGTPWGSRFPYVTVRDQVAAEIELADHLGIGTWALVVGASMGGHRVLEWAASAPDRVRAIAAIATAAQTSGDQIAWAHAQLGAIRSDPRFRGGDYYAAADDDGPHLGLAVARQIAHTTYRSAAELDTRFGRIPQGGEDPMDGDGRFAVQSYLDHHGAKLVRRFDANSYVVLTQSMLTHDLGRDRGGVESALAGITSRALVVAVDSDRLFLPAQSARIARGIGHADLHVVRSDHGHDGFLVEFDTLGPIVAAFLHEVAPVTRA from the coding sequence ATGAGCGAGACCGCCGGTCCCCAGGCCGGGCCGTACCATCGGACGGTGCTCCCGCCGTCCGGCGTCCCGTCCGCCCTGCAGCCGAACAGCCTCGTGCCCGCGTCACGTGGCCGGTCGGCGACGTCCGGGGGCGCCGTCGCCGCGAGCGCGGCATGGCGGGACGGCGACCCGGTCGGGGACCGGCGGTTCGCGGACCTCGGCCCCCTCACCCTCGAGGCCGGCGGCCGGCTGCCGCGCGTCCGACTCGCGTACGAGACGTGGGGCACGCTGAACGCCGCCGGCGACAACGCCGTCCTCGTCCTGCACGCGCTCACCGGCGACTCGCACGTGACCGGAACGGCGGGTCCCGGCCACCCCACGGCCGGGTGGTGGTCCGAGATGGTCGGCCCCGGCCGGCCGATCGACACGAACCGGTACTACGTGGTCGCCCCGAACGTGCTCGGCGGGTGCCAGGGCAGCACCGGGCCGTCGTCGGCCGCGCCGGACGGGACACCGTGGGGCAGCCGGTTCCCGTACGTCACGGTGCGGGACCAGGTCGCGGCCGAGATCGAGCTCGCCGACCACCTCGGCATCGGCACGTGGGCACTCGTCGTGGGCGCGTCGATGGGCGGGCACCGGGTGCTCGAGTGGGCGGCGAGCGCCCCCGACCGCGTGCGAGCGATCGCCGCGATCGCCACGGCGGCGCAGACCAGCGGCGACCAGATCGCGTGGGCGCACGCGCAGCTCGGCGCCATCCGGTCCGACCCGCGGTTCCGTGGCGGCGACTACTACGCGGCGGCCGACGACGACGGCCCGCACCTCGGGCTCGCAGTCGCGCGGCAGATCGCGCACACGACGTACCGCAGCGCGGCCGAGCTCGACACGCGGTTCGGGCGGATCCCGCAGGGCGGCGAGGACCCGATGGACGGCGACGGCCGCTTCGCCGTGCAGTCCTACCTCGACCACCACGGGGCCAAGCTGGTGCGCCGGTTCGACGCCAACAGCTACGTCGTCCTCACCCAGTCGATGCTGACGCACGACCTGGGCCGCGACCGGGGCGGCGTCGAGTCGGCGCTGGCCGGCATCACGTCGCGCGCACTCGTCGTCGCCGTCGACTCCGATCGCCTGTTCCTGCCCGCCCAGTCCGCGCGGATCGCCCGCGGGATCGGCCATGCCGACCTGCACGTCGTGCGCTCCGACCACGGCCACGACGGGTTCCTCGTCGAGTTCGACACGCTCGGGCCGATCGTCGCTGCGTTCCTCCACGAGGTCGCGCCCGTCACGCGGGCCTGA
- a CDS encoding DUF4282 domain-containing protein: MSTPQGPFGPPPDEGQHPGSVPQGQHPGQQPPPGPQPGPPPGQPWQPQAHPAQQGGVPPTGPTGYGPGGAFPPPPPGQYPAAPPRDAIPIRAAFDFSFQSYATPGLVKIVYILGIVIGALVWVFWVIVGFAAGQPSYIAGSGMRGSSPAFGIVALLFGWIPVVFWILWARILLEFVLSSVRTAMDVREIRSRLDARG, from the coding sequence ATGAGCACACCACAAGGTCCGTTCGGTCCCCCACCCGACGAGGGTCAGCACCCAGGATCCGTGCCGCAGGGCCAGCACCCCGGGCAGCAACCGCCCCCTGGCCCGCAGCCCGGCCCGCCGCCCGGGCAGCCGTGGCAGCCGCAGGCGCACCCCGCGCAGCAGGGCGGGGTGCCACCCACCGGACCCACGGGCTACGGCCCCGGCGGCGCCTTCCCTCCACCGCCCCCGGGCCAGTACCCGGCGGCGCCGCCACGGGACGCGATCCCGATCCGCGCGGCGTTCGACTTCTCGTTCCAGTCGTACGCGACGCCCGGCCTCGTGAAGATCGTCTACATCCTCGGCATCGTCATCGGGGCGCTCGTCTGGGTGTTCTGGGTGATCGTCGGGTTCGCCGCCGGCCAGCCCTCCTACATCGCCGGTAGCGGGATGCGCGGCTCGTCGCCCGCGTTCGGCATCGTCGCGCTCCTGTTCGGCTGGATCCCTGTCGTGTTCTGGATCCTCTGGGCGCGCATCCTGCTCGAGTTCGTGCTGTCGAGCGTGCGGACGGCGATGGACGTGCGCGAGATCCGGTCGCGCCTGGACGCGCGCGGCTGA
- a CDS encoding maleylpyruvate isomerase family mycothiol-dependent enzyme, with translation MTDTPTRHAVVEADLREQWDALLAWVEQLDDTAFDEPSVLPGWSVGDLVAHLGIAMNGLTVCEPIDGPTDERRLEIGDYIGQYGDSASSTSARTVAESQRIASDRVAGIEAEGTRAFTHLDQLHRGGPDPLVRSRRGPMRLSDVVMTRLIELVVHADDLARSVPVTSPVDPTARTLVAEEFLRLLNSRAGTQVVVGDERTWVRLASGRLAWRERGDALRPGALSDGLPDLSAHLPLL, from the coding sequence GTGACCGACACCCCCACCCGACACGCCGTCGTCGAAGCCGATCTCCGCGAGCAGTGGGACGCGCTCCTCGCCTGGGTCGAGCAGCTCGACGACACGGCGTTCGACGAGCCGAGCGTGCTGCCCGGGTGGAGCGTCGGGGACCTGGTCGCGCACCTCGGCATCGCGATGAACGGCTTGACGGTCTGCGAGCCCATCGACGGCCCCACCGATGAGCGCCGCCTCGAGATCGGCGACTACATCGGCCAGTACGGCGACTCGGCGTCGTCGACCAGCGCCCGCACCGTCGCCGAGTCGCAGCGCATCGCGTCCGACCGGGTCGCCGGGATCGAGGCCGAGGGCACGCGCGCGTTCACGCACCTCGACCAGCTGCACCGAGGAGGGCCCGACCCTCTCGTTCGCTCCCGACGCGGGCCGATGCGGCTGTCCGACGTCGTCATGACCCGCCTCATCGAGCTCGTCGTGCACGCGGACGACCTCGCGCGGTCCGTGCCCGTCACGTCACCCGTCGACCCGACGGCCCGCACCCTCGTCGCCGAGGAGTTCCTCCGGCTGCTCAACTCACGGGCCGGCACCCAGGTCGTCGTCGGGGACGAGCGCACCTGGGTCCGCCTCGCCTCGGGACGGCTCGCCTGGCGCGAGCGCGGCGACGCCCTGCGGCCCGGAGCGCTGAGCGACGGGCTCCCCGACCTGTCGGCGCACCTCCCGCTCCTGTGA
- a CDS encoding alpha/beta hydrolase — translation MTRPRAIRPAPLNRLGDAVATIRDAQHLARFSADSLPDPPPEGRWGSDVLGPDYEARTLPLGEDAEGDVVTTLVRYRPEGRRPVRRPAFAVLYVHGWTDYFLHTELGPMWAGLGGALYAVDLRKYGRSLRVHQTPGYTADLATYDDDLAAAIDAVADDVGALPLVIMAHSTGGLTVPLWAHRHPGRLAALVLVSPWLELQGSQLMRTLSGPVIREIARAQPLRPLPTVDPGFYHRTISADQDGEWPLVEAWRPEHGFPVRYGWLSAILAGHAQVAAGLRIDAPILLLRSARSFIAPVWDEEMRRSDVVLEVDVIAERALRLGPLVTVATIEDALHDVVLSPRPVRDAAYAVVGRWATAYIR, via the coding sequence ATGACCCGGCCGCGCGCGATCCGCCCAGCACCGCTGAACCGGCTCGGGGACGCCGTGGCCACGATCCGCGACGCGCAGCACCTCGCCCGGTTCAGTGCCGACTCGCTCCCTGACCCACCTCCTGAGGGGCGGTGGGGTTCGGACGTGCTCGGGCCGGACTACGAGGCCCGCACGCTCCCGCTCGGCGAGGACGCGGAGGGCGACGTCGTCACGACGCTCGTGCGGTACCGACCCGAGGGGCGCCGGCCGGTCCGGCGGCCCGCGTTCGCCGTCCTGTACGTGCACGGCTGGACCGACTACTTCCTGCACACCGAGCTGGGCCCGATGTGGGCCGGGCTCGGCGGCGCGCTCTACGCCGTCGACCTGCGCAAGTACGGGCGCAGCCTGCGCGTCCACCAGACGCCGGGCTACACCGCCGACCTCGCGACCTACGACGACGACCTCGCTGCCGCGATCGACGCCGTGGCCGACGACGTCGGAGCGCTCCCGCTGGTGATCATGGCGCACTCCACCGGCGGGCTCACGGTCCCGCTGTGGGCGCACCGCCACCCGGGGCGTCTCGCGGCCCTGGTCCTGGTGTCGCCGTGGCTCGAGCTGCAGGGCTCGCAGCTGATGCGCACGCTCTCGGGGCCGGTGATCCGCGAGATCGCGCGCGCTCAGCCGCTCCGGCCGCTGCCCACCGTGGACCCGGGGTTCTACCACCGGACGATCTCCGCCGACCAGGACGGCGAGTGGCCGCTCGTCGAGGCGTGGCGGCCCGAGCACGGGTTCCCGGTGCGGTACGGCTGGCTGTCCGCGATCCTCGCCGGGCACGCCCAGGTCGCCGCCGGGCTCCGGATCGACGCCCCGATCCTCCTGCTTCGGTCCGCCCGTTCGTTCATCGCCCCGGTGTGGGACGAGGAGATGCGCCGGAGCGACGTCGTGCTCGAGGTCGACGTCATCGCCGAACGCGCGCTGCGGCTCGGCCCGCTCGTCACGGTGGCGACGATCGAGGACGCGCTGCACGACGTCGTCCTGTCGCCGCGGCCGGTGCGCGACGCCGCGTACGCGGTCGTCGGGCGGTGGGCCACGGCGTACATCCGCTGA
- a CDS encoding FAD-binding and (Fe-S)-binding domain-containing protein yields MSTPARVRAPHLARDLADAVAGGVDDSARRRAEYSSDASNYRVVPQVVVFPASTDDVVAALGVAREHGAPVTARGGGTSVAGNAVGPGVVLDFSRHLDAILDVDPTSRTARVQPGVVMSSLQAAARPHGLRFGPDPSTQARATLGGMIGNNACGPHAVAWGRTADNVRALEAIDGTGRAFTAASGRGALDAVPGLERLVADHLALIRTELGRFSRQVSGYSLEHLLPENGSNLARALVGTEGTLFTLLEATVDLVPIPAAPILVALGYPDMASAADAVPALLPHAPLAVEGMDARLVDVVRRHHGTVPELPPGGGWLLVEVGGADDADALARAKAIAADAGTSAARVVPAGAEAAAMWRIREDGAGLAGRTPSGDQAWPGWEDAAVPPERLGAYLREFEQLMASYGVDGLPYGHFGDGCVHVRIDVPLDRRSDLPGFESFMVDAARLVAAHGGSLSGEHGDGRARSALLGEMYSAEALDLFGAVKALFDPADGLNPGVLVRPAPITTDLRRPAARPLPIVSSGFAFPHDGGDLTRAVHRCVGVGKCRADTSAAGGFMCPSYLATRDEKDSTRGRARVLQELANGTLVRGWDSPEVAESLDLCLSCKACGHDCPAGVDMATYKAEVTHRRYRRRLRPVTHYALGWLPRWARLTTAIPAVAGLANLALRVAPLRKAVLAAGGMDTRRTVPAFTTRRFSRWFAARHADPLAVAQKSSRGGAETLSRSRRNPLAVAPESSREGGGGREVLLWADSFSEYLAPDGAQAIVRLLTDAGYTVRIPSEPACCGLTWISTGQLDGARRRLTQTLDVLSPAALAGMPIVGIEPSCTAVLRSDLGELFPDDPRAAAVAAATRTLAELLTDPELGPGEDWFAALDGALAGVPVVAQPHCHQHAVMGYERDLELLRRAGADVQPVAGCCGLAGNFGMERGHYDVSVAVAENGLLPALRAAGPDAVLLADGFSCRTQADHLVGVRGRTLAELLVAAERP; encoded by the coding sequence GTGAGCACCCCCGCCCGAGTCCGTGCCCCTCACCTGGCTCGGGACCTGGCCGACGCCGTCGCCGGCGGGGTCGACGACAGCGCCCGCCGCCGCGCGGAGTACTCCTCGGACGCCTCGAACTACCGCGTCGTGCCGCAGGTGGTGGTGTTCCCGGCGTCCACCGACGACGTCGTGGCGGCGCTCGGGGTCGCGCGGGAGCACGGGGCTCCGGTGACCGCCCGCGGCGGCGGCACCTCCGTGGCCGGCAACGCCGTCGGGCCGGGCGTCGTCCTCGACTTCTCGCGTCACCTCGACGCGATCCTCGACGTCGACCCGACCTCGCGGACGGCGCGGGTGCAGCCGGGGGTGGTCATGTCGTCCCTGCAGGCCGCGGCCCGGCCGCACGGCCTGCGCTTCGGCCCGGACCCGAGCACGCAGGCGCGCGCCACGCTCGGCGGGATGATCGGCAACAACGCGTGCGGACCGCACGCCGTCGCCTGGGGGCGGACGGCCGACAACGTGCGCGCCCTCGAGGCGATCGACGGCACGGGCCGCGCGTTCACGGCGGCGTCCGGGCGCGGTGCGCTCGACGCCGTGCCCGGCCTGGAGCGGCTCGTCGCCGACCACCTGGCGCTGATCCGCACGGAGCTCGGGCGGTTCTCGCGGCAGGTCTCCGGCTACTCCCTGGAGCACCTGCTCCCGGAGAACGGGTCGAACCTCGCGCGGGCGCTCGTCGGGACCGAGGGCACGCTCTTCACGCTCCTCGAAGCCACGGTGGACCTCGTCCCGATCCCGGCGGCGCCCATCCTCGTAGCGCTCGGGTACCCGGACATGGCGAGCGCCGCCGACGCCGTCCCGGCGCTCCTGCCGCACGCACCGCTCGCCGTCGAGGGCATGGACGCGCGGCTGGTCGACGTCGTGCGGCGGCACCACGGCACCGTGCCGGAGCTGCCGCCGGGTGGGGGATGGCTGCTCGTCGAGGTCGGGGGAGCCGACGACGCCGACGCGCTCGCCCGCGCGAAGGCCATCGCCGCCGACGCCGGCACGTCCGCCGCGCGGGTCGTCCCCGCGGGTGCGGAGGCGGCCGCCATGTGGCGCATCCGGGAGGACGGCGCCGGCCTGGCGGGACGGACGCCGTCGGGCGACCAGGCGTGGCCGGGCTGGGAGGACGCCGCCGTGCCGCCGGAGCGGCTCGGTGCCTACCTGCGCGAGTTCGAGCAGCTCATGGCGAGCTACGGCGTCGACGGTCTGCCGTACGGGCACTTCGGTGACGGCTGCGTGCACGTGCGGATCGACGTGCCGCTCGACCGACGGTCCGACCTGCCGGGATTCGAGAGCTTCATGGTCGACGCCGCGCGGCTCGTCGCGGCGCACGGCGGATCGTTGTCCGGCGAGCACGGCGACGGCCGGGCTCGCAGCGCGCTGCTCGGGGAGATGTACTCCGCCGAGGCGCTCGACCTGTTCGGCGCCGTCAAGGCCCTGTTCGACCCGGCGGACGGACTCAACCCCGGCGTCCTCGTGCGGCCCGCACCGATCACCACCGACCTGCGCCGCCCAGCCGCCCGGCCGCTGCCGATCGTGAGCTCCGGCTTCGCCTTCCCGCACGACGGTGGCGACCTCACCCGGGCGGTGCACCGGTGCGTCGGCGTCGGGAAGTGCCGCGCCGACACCTCGGCAGCTGGCGGGTTCATGTGCCCGTCCTACCTCGCGACCCGCGACGAGAAAGACTCCACGCGGGGCCGCGCCCGGGTGCTGCAGGAGCTCGCGAACGGCACGCTCGTGCGCGGGTGGGACTCGCCGGAGGTCGCCGAGTCGCTCGACCTGTGCCTCTCGTGCAAGGCGTGCGGCCACGACTGCCCGGCCGGCGTCGACATGGCCACGTACAAGGCGGAGGTCACGCACCGCCGGTACCGGCGCCGGCTGCGGCCGGTCACCCACTACGCGCTCGGCTGGCTGCCCCGGTGGGCGCGCCTGACGACGGCGATCCCCGCCGTCGCCGGCCTGGCGAACCTCGCGCTGCGGGTCGCGCCCCTGCGGAAGGCGGTCCTGGCGGCGGGCGGGATGGACACCAGGCGGACCGTGCCGGCGTTCACGACCCGCCGCTTCTCGCGGTGGTTCGCCGCGCGCCACGCGGATCCTCTCGCGGTGGCGCAGAAATCCTCTCGCGGTGGCGCAGAAACCCTCTCGCGGTCGCGCAGAAACCCTCTCGCGGTGGCACCGGAATCCTCTCGCGAAGGTGGGGGCGGGCGTGAGGTGCTGCTCTGGGCCGACTCGTTCAGCGAGTACCTCGCCCCGGACGGCGCGCAGGCGATCGTGCGCCTGCTCACCGACGCCGGCTACACCGTGCGGATCCCGTCGGAGCCGGCCTGCTGCGGGCTCACGTGGATCTCGACCGGGCAGCTGGACGGCGCCCGGCGTCGCCTGACCCAGACGCTCGACGTGCTGAGCCCGGCCGCGCTGGCGGGCATGCCGATCGTCGGCATCGAACCGTCGTGCACGGCGGTGCTGCGGTCGGACCTCGGCGAGCTGTTCCCTGACGACCCCCGAGCCGCCGCCGTCGCGGCGGCCACCCGCACGCTGGCGGAGCTCCTCACGGACCCGGAGCTCGGGCCCGGCGAGGACTGGTTCGCCGCGCTCGACGGTGCGCTCGCCGGGGTGCCGGTGGTCGCGCAGCCGCACTGCCACCAGCACGCCGTCATGGGGTACGAGCGGGACCTCGAGCTCCTGCGGCGGGCCGGCGCCGACGTGCAGCCGGTCGCCGGCTGCTGCGGCCTGGCCGGCAACTTCGGGATGGAGCGCGGCCACTACGACGTCTCCGTCGCTGTCGCGGAGAACGGGCTGCTGCCCGCTCTGCGCGCGGCCGGGCCGGATGCGGTACTGCTCGCGGACGGCTTCTCGTGCCGCACCCAGGCCGACCACCTCGTCGGCGTCCGCGGCCGCACGCTCGCCGAGCTGCTCGTCGCGGCCGAGCGCCCCTGA